The Sphingorhabdus lutea genome segment CGCACTTACCCTGTTTGTCCTACCGTCAATTGCGAAGCTGGTGCTGCCTCGTGATGAACCAAGAGAAGGTTGGACACGTTGGTTTAGGCGACTTCGCAGGAATATGACCCGCGAGGAAAAAGCAAATCCTGATTTTCGATAAATCAGAACAGCGACAATTACCATATTGGTACATAAGTGAGGAGTGTGAATTAGTATGAGTTCAGGTCACGATCACGGCACACAAGAAATGAGTGATGCCCGCCTTGTATGGGCTGTAATAGTCAATGTTGCGCTCACAGTTGCTCAAATTATCGGCGGAATTTTTTCAGGTTCGCTATCGCTGATTGCTGATGCTCTTCATAATTTCAGCGATGCAGCCTCACTAGGCATTGCTCTTTTTGCCAGAAAATTGGGGAGGCGCGAGGCTGACCAATTGATGACGTTTGGCTATGCAAAAGCCGAGCTGGTAGCCGCACTCATAAACCTAACCAGCCTTCTTATTATAGGCTTTTATCTGCTTGTGGAGTCGTTCAATCGATTTATTGACCCACAGCCTATAGAGGGCTGGACAGTTATAATCGTAGCGGGGATCGCCTTAGTAATCGACATCGTCACAGCCGTGCTTGTTTATGCTGGCACAAAAAACAGCCTGAACATGAAGGCTGCTTTCCTGCATAACGTGTCCGATGCACTGGCTTCCATAGGCGTCATCATCGCGGGTGTTTTGATAATTTTGTATGATTTTTATGTCGCTGATTTGATTATCACGGTAATTATCGCTGGCTATGTCATCTATCAGGGCATTAATCTTATGCCCCAGACAATCAGATATTTAATGGACGCAGTACCCGAAGATATCGAGTTCGCCGAAATCAGAAGTTCAATTGAACTTAACAATGGAGTGGAAAGCTTACATCATATTCATATCTGGAGCATCAGTGAGCATCGAAGAGCTTTGGAGGCGCATATCGTTCCTAAAGTTGATAGTTTTGATAGCTTTGAGGCGATAAAGACCGAGTTGCGGGAAATGCTTAAAGAACGGTTTCATATCGAACATGCGACCTTTGAAGCCTGCGTTAGCGGAGAATGCGAATAAGACAGCCGGTTTATGTGTCATTTTTGGCGATACTTTTTTTGGCGGAACGCTTGCGCATCAATAGGTAAGCCGCAGGAATTACAAACATTGAGAGCAATGGCGCACTTAACATCCCGCCGACCATAGGGGCGGCAATGCGGAGCATGATTTCTGAGCCTGCACCTTCTCCAATGAGAATTGGAAATAGTCCCGCCAGTATGACGGCAACAGTCTCAAATTATCTGACGACGGACACTACCGCCAAGCCCCGTGCGTTCATACTCATAAATGAGCTTTTCGCGTATCTCTGGCGTAAGTTCGATTCTCTTTGTTTTTTCCGGATTTTCCACGATCCATAATACCAAAAATCATGGTTCTTCAAAGCCTTTATGGCGTGAT includes the following:
- a CDS encoding cation diffusion facilitator family transporter codes for the protein MSSGHDHGTQEMSDARLVWAVIVNVALTVAQIIGGIFSGSLSLIADALHNFSDAASLGIALFARKLGRREADQLMTFGYAKAELVAALINLTSLLIIGFYLLVESFNRFIDPQPIEGWTVIIVAGIALVIDIVTAVLVYAGTKNSLNMKAAFLHNVSDALASIGVIIAGVLIILYDFYVADLIITVIIAGYVIYQGINLMPQTIRYLMDAVPEDIEFAEIRSSIELNNGVESLHHIHIWSISEHRRALEAHIVPKVDSFDSFEAIKTELREMLKERFHIEHATFEACVSGECE